The Palaemon carinicauda isolate YSFRI2023 chromosome 9, ASM3689809v2, whole genome shotgun sequence sequence cggatgaggaaccctctgatgaggacgttgctgaacaagacgatcagcccccagccctgctatccatccagaggatgctgaagaaggaacgctgctcagtcaggctgtggatgagtctggtagggacgctgtcatccgtggatcaatttgtgtcactaggaagactacacctccgtcctcttctataccatctagcttttcactggaaaaggacaagacgctagaagcggtctcgatcccggtttccgaaaagataaagtcttgtctgacttggtgaaaggactatatcaacctaagagagggtcttcccctgactgttcagactcccaaccacgttctcttctcggacgcatcggacgtaggctggggtgcgacattagacggtcgggaatgctcgggattatggaactcgagtcaaaggacaatgcatttcaactgcaaggagctactggcagtacgtctggcctggaaaagcttcaggtctctccttcaaggcaaagtggtggaggtgaactcggacaacaccacggctttggcgtacatctccaagcaaggagggacctactctctgacgttgtacgagatcgcaagggacctcctcacctggtcaaaaggtctagacatatcactagtaacgaggttcatccaaggcaacttgaatgtcatggcagattgtctcagtcggaagggacaaataattccaacagaatggaccctccacaaggatgtatgcaagagactttgggccacctgaggccagccaaccatagatctcttcgcaacctcgatgaccaagaggcccccaatattttgctcaccaatcccggacccagtagcagttcatatagatgcctttctcctagattggtcacatctagatctatatgcattccctccgttcaagattgtcaacaaggtactgcagaagttcgcctctcacgaagggacaaggttgacgctagttgcttccctctggcccgcgagagaatggttcaccgaggtacttcgatggctagtagacgttcccagaacacttcccctaagggtggaccttctacgtcagccacacgtaaagaaggtacaccaaggcctccacgctcttcgtctgactgccttcagactatcgaaagactctcgagagctagaggcttttcgaaggaggcagccagagcgattgctagagcaaggagaacatccacccttagagtctaccaatcgaagtgggaaatcttccgaaactggtgcaagtcagtatccgtttcctcgaccagtacctctgtaactcaaatagctgacttcctcttatatctgaggaaagaacgatctctttcagctcccactatcaagggttacagaagcatgttggcatcagtcttccgtcacagaggcttagatctttccaacaataaagatctacaggacctccttaagtcttttgagaccacgaaggagcgtcgtttggttacacctggttggaatttagacgtggtactaagattccttatgtcagacaggttcgaaccgctacaatcagcctccctgaaagatctcaccttaaagactcttttcctggtatgcttagccacagctaaaagagtcagtgagattcatgccttcagcaagaacatcggattctcatccgaaacggctacatgttctacaacttggttttctagccaaaaacgagctgccttctcggccttggccaatatcgttcgatattccaaacttatcgtatggttggaaatgaactagaaagagtcttatgccctgtaagagctcttaagttctatttaaaaggaactaaacctttacgaggcccgtctgaagctttatggtgttcagttaagaaaccatctttgcctatgtcaaagaatgcttcatcctattttatcagactgttaatacgagaagctcattcccatctgaatgaggaagaccaagctttgctgaaggtaaggacacacgaagttagagctgtcgcaacttccgtggcctttaaacaaaatagatctctgcaaagtataatcgatgcaacctattggaaaagcaagtcagtgttcgcgtctttttttatcttaagaatgtccagtctctttacgagaactgctacactctgggaccattcgtagcaacgagtgcagtagtgggtgagggctcaaccactacaattccctaattccataacctttttaatctttctcttgaaatgttttattattgtttttgggttgtccggaaggctaagaagcctttcgcatcctacttgatttggcgggtggtcaaagtcatttcttgagaagcgcctggattagaggttttgatgaggtcctgttgtatgggttgcaacccttgatacttcagctcctaggggtcgctcagcatcctaagaggatcgcgaggctccgtaaggaagacgtacttaaaaaggcagagtaattgtttaagtcgacttccttaccaggtacttatttattttatgtttgttattttgaataactgctaaaatgaaataaaaaatccttagctcataataatgtaaacaagtattgctggtctctacccacccccctgggtgtgattcagcttatataatcaccggctaagtttaatattgaaaaatgttatttttataataaaataaatttttgaatatacttacccggtgattatatattaaaggaccctcccttcctccccaatagagacccagtggaccgaggagaaaattgagttctgtgtttacattgagtactgagtacctgcacgacagatggcgctgttgaagtacaccccctacctgcatagcgatcgctggcggattttttacgtagagttttctgtcgagcaacagagttgcagcttatataatcaccgggtaagtatattcaaaaatttattttattataaaaataacatttttataagcTAGAAATGACTCCTAATATTTTTCTTGAATTGAGCATTAGTCACAGGAACTTTATGTGCCAGTGACTTCTAGCATTCTTTCGTTACCACCATCCAGTAGTATTTAACATTATAGATTGAGAGAATCTTTTATTATTGGTCACCCATCCTAGTACTGTACTAACCAAACCAAACATTTTATGTAACAAACCAAAATAACAAGGTGCTTTGTGACTAAATAAATCAGCTGAATAATTTATGGATATTTCattacagttcctcctttgcttgcAACTACAGTTTGTTTTGACATTGTACAATGTTACAAAGAATTTCAATACTTCACAAATTAGCAATATCAGCTATTTCAGTTTAAAAGTAGGGAAAATTTAAAACTATTCAACATTTCCAAATTGTTTGTATATTTTCAGATGTTTACCTACAgtattttgcttcttttttttttacagttttattttctttatttttcagcaCAACATACATAACATGTCCAGCAGATCCCAAGAAGACCTTGGGAATAAAACTTCCATATCTTGTTATGATAGTAAAgaacttgaacaaatattttacctTCGAAGTTCAGGTAAGGGATTGTTCTCAGAATATTTAAGACAACTGTGATGTGTATTGTTGGtgttaggttttctctttaattttatttgtttttcatgaaGATTACACAgtctttaataaagaatatttatctTCCAACTCACTGCAATTTAATGTAACCGACAAACTATAAATATCCTGTTCTCTTATTAGGCTTAGTTACATTCTATGTCGTTGGATATTGTCTTAAGCGTGCTTTGTGAAGTACATATTGGTGACTTATGTTCTTTAAGATTGGTTAGATTAAGCAGTCTTGAATTTGTAATTCTGTATTTTGATGGTCTTGAAGCCTTCTTCATTATGAAATGATTGCTagttttttgctaaaaaaaaattactttgaaatattGTATTCATATACTAGCTTCAAACATGTGGAAAGTATTCTATCAATTTAGAGCCAAATGATTTTTGATTTGGTGTATAATTTAGGTTGAAAATTTCATAAATATCCTCTTTAAATTTCTAATTACCACCCATTTGGTTTTTTATTTAAGAAACCCAGTCTATATTGATGTCTCATCACTGGATTTTCCAATTTTTCTGTACATACTGTGAATGACTCTAATTAGTTTATTTTACATTACAATATTATTTAATTTAGTCCGTAATTTTTATGCGTGGTTACTGTAAATACCTTCAGTAAACTGATCTTTATAATTAGAATCCAAACTTTCTGCTGGTGGATCTGCTATTACATTACCTGTGGGTTCACTGTCAGACTAAGTATTGGCATATTTTCTTTGagtacaattttaatttttttagcaCATTCAATACGTAGTTTGAAAACTAAGTTTATTGTTTACTATATCATATGTAACAGAAATGTTTAAACCGCATACCTTCTGCATAGTAAATACTTAATATGTTTGTTTTTCAGGTCCTTGATGACAAAAATGTACGGCGAAGATTCCGCGCTAGTAATTACCAGTCCACAACAAGAGTAAAGCCATTTATATGTACAATGCCTATGAGACTGGATGAAGGGTGGAATCAAATTGTGTTTAACTTGGCTGACTTTGTTCGGAGGGCGTATGGTACAAATTATGTTGAAACACTGAGAGTTCAGATTCATGCTAACTGTCGGATAAGGCGTGTGTATTTTGCTGATCGCCTATATTCAGAAGAAGAGTTACCTGCAGAATTTAAGTTATATCTGCCTGTTCAAACAAAGGCTAAGTCTGCAATATGAAGCAATACTTTAGGAGTGAGAAATATTTATAACAGTGTATGCTTAATGATTTTATGATCATCTGGAGAAAGGACATGTGTTGTAGTTTGTAAAGTTGCGCACAACGGTGTTTCAGTACAGTAATATATTTATGAGATTGGAGTCACTGTACAGTATACATGGATGGAATTAGTTGTGGCAAATAACCCTTTCAGTTTCCTCTACATGTCATACACTactatatgtttgtgtttattttgctGAAAAATGTATGATGCATTTAAAGTTTTGAATGCAATAACTGTCAGAGTTTTGgccattttattttatgtattatatactgtTTCTGCAATGTCATTTAGaaatttttaatgttattgatttTATAAGATTGCCATTTGACAAAATAAGCATATCTAAGCAGAAGATTAATTAATGACTACTTTCATTCTCAGAATTCTAGTGTAGTATGcttgtttacaatatttttttttttcaaatttaacttATTAAGTACTGGTAGATTCAACAACAACTGTGTTTTTCTCTTTATAACAGTAAATTTGAATAGGTTAGAGAACACTTACTATATGCCCATTAATATCTAGTCTTTCACGGATTGACATTGTACTTCATAAGTAACTCGCAAATTATATGAAGACAGAATTTTTGTATACTGCAGGCTTATGATCATTTTGTTATTTTTGTCTGCATATAGATAAGATTAAATTACAGTTTGTATTCCACTTTATTTGCTTTTTAACTACAGTACCTTCAAGTTTCATATTTTCCACCTTTAATGTTGATATGTAAAATATGTTATCATTTTGCTTATATGTCAACTTTCGACCAGATTCACTTATCTATACTTATAAGGCTTGCTTGAAAGGTATGCTCTTGCATTTGGTAACAACTACAGAAGGATAAAGTAAAGTTGTAGAGGTTGGACTAGTTGATTGGACGAGACCATGAGGAATTAATAAGAAGTACAGTAACAGGAAAAGCTATGCACTTGAAGCCCAAATTAATGCTAAAAACACTATAATGTAGTGTAGAAAGCGTGAATAATGAGCTTATTAACCCTAATGGTCATACTGTACTTTATTCAAAATTAACTAAACAAGTATAAAGtgcaatcagatatttcagacctttgctaatgaagattgtcaacgttttactcaagtctacgattccagctttccctctttcatttgTTGACCATGAACGAATCTACTCCATAAAAAATTCTGGATCCAGATCACTGCCAAAATCGAT is a genomic window containing:
- the LOC137646851 gene encoding cilia- and flagella-associated protein 20 isoform X1; the encoded protein is MFKNTFQSGFLSILYSIGSKPLQIWDKKVRNGHIKRITDNDIQSLVLEIVGVNVSTTYITCPADPKKTLGIKLPYLVMIVKNLNKYFTFEVQVLDDKNVRRRFRASNYQSTTRVKPFICTMPMRLDEGWNQIVFNLADFVRRAYGTNYVETLRVQIHANCRIRRVYFADRLYSEEELPAEFKLYLPVQTKAKSAI
- the LOC137646851 gene encoding cilia- and flagella-associated protein 20 isoform X4; the protein is MWVRNGHIKRITDNDIQSLVLEIVGVNVSTTYITCPADPKKTLGIKLPYLVMIVKNLNKYFTFEVQVLDDKNVRRRFRASNYQSTTRVKPFICTMPMRLDEGWNQIVFNLADFVRRAYGTNYVETLRVQIHANCRIRRVYFADRLYSEEELPAEFKLYLPVQTKAKSAI
- the LOC137646851 gene encoding cilia- and flagella-associated protein 20 isoform X3 gives rise to the protein MRMFEIVKSVRNGHIKRITDNDIQSLVLEIVGVNVSTTYITCPADPKKTLGIKLPYLVMIVKNLNKYFTFEVQVLDDKNVRRRFRASNYQSTTRVKPFICTMPMRLDEGWNQIVFNLADFVRRAYGTNYVETLRVQIHANCRIRRVYFADRLYSEEELPAEFKLYLPVQTKAKSAI
- the LOC137646851 gene encoding cilia- and flagella-associated protein 20 isoform X2, which codes for MMILDNSSLYSVRNGHIKRITDNDIQSLVLEIVGVNVSTTYITCPADPKKTLGIKLPYLVMIVKNLNKYFTFEVQVLDDKNVRRRFRASNYQSTTRVKPFICTMPMRLDEGWNQIVFNLADFVRRAYGTNYVETLRVQIHANCRIRRVYFADRLYSEEELPAEFKLYLPVQTKAKSAI